The Arachis ipaensis cultivar K30076 chromosome B05, Araip1.1, whole genome shotgun sequence nucleotide sequence GAACTAATCCGTTGCGGATTTGAGTTCTATTTAAGGGTCTATCACTGGCCTTATTTACTGTATATACAAGATGGAATTCAAACTTCCGACACTTGCTTAAACGGACGAGTGAATTAACCACTCGACGAACCAAGTTGATTAGTAGCGTATTCAAGTACTGTGCCAGTTAGTTATATTTTTCAAGTTCGCCAAGGGTCCCACTCGTTTGAAAAAACATGTTTAATCAATTTGATGGTTAGTAGCACTCAATTGTGCTATTGTTATTACATGTTTAATGATTCCTTAATTATAGAGTATGTACGATAAGTTTTGAAGTTCCACTTCAAGACAATTTAATTTGTCTTCATTCATGATCTAGCCTGGATGTGtagcaacttttttttttaaagaacatANNNNNNNNNNNNNNNGACCTACTAAaagattataaaaaattaaactcaacGTATCTTCTTAATTTATTACTTTTGTCAATATCTCAATAGACATTAAGTAAAACCTTTAATGCATGAAAAGATAGAAtacatatattttaaaattttgtagtGGTGTCTATTATTTTAAATGAATTTACAGTATGAAAAGAGATTAATTAGTATGTTCAATATAcaagaatgttaaaagaaaagaACATGTTAAATTACTTaaatttattatcttttcaaaaataaaatttagatttcCAAATGAGAACAAAAAAGTCTCTATTGTTGATATCCCACGTTTCATAGTGAAATAAAACGATATGCCACTTaaaaaaaaggtttttttttttttttttgtgacaaaaAAAATGGTTAAAACATCATGTGTATattaatttagtttttgaaaGAATAAATTATTAAGAAATACAACAATGACAAATTGATCATTCATTTGATTAAATACAATgtgttataaaaatatttatatcgtGTTATTATTAACTAATAGAAAGACTAATCTAACTTCTAATATAATTTTCATGGCGTGATTGGCCAAATATAATAtagttaattttctattttataaaatatgttaTTTAAGGTTAGTTTGTTTTTGAGAACAGAATAGGATAAGACACTGAGAATAGGATATGATAAGATATCAATGTTTGGtgataaattaaaacaaattatgaaaatctatttatttttatttttttcattcaaaaaatttgagatgaaaaatataataataaaaaaatataattatgaaaaattaacaaaaataatgaaaaaaagaatgaaaaataagttgtgtcccttgttagtgttCCTGTGTTCTTCCTCTCAGCTTGTTAGTGTTCCTGTGTTCTTCTTCTCAGGATgaacacaaaatatactaattcagtgtctctggacacacTGTTTCTGTCCATGTCTCTTATGTCAAACATGATTTTGTGTCTCAGTATCTATGTTTCAATGTTTTGTCTCTATAAACAAACACAgtctaattttttaatatatttattaagaaaagtctaattaattattgttagagTATTCAAATTAAACCTAATTTATAAATACAAGAAAGGaaacaaaataattattaatagAATAAAGGAATTAAACAAAGTAAAAAATGCAGAAGAGAAATCATGATAAAGGCATAAATGAATGTCAAAATTTAATAGGATAAAttcaggaaaaagaaaaagaaaaaaaaaaaaaagaagaaacagagtGGATTTTAGAAAGAGGCCAGCTCATGAGCTCATGTAACCGTCAACTCGGACCGTGACAAACAACTGCTCACAACAGACAACACAACAAATATATACtactactttttttttgttttttcatttcaAACCAACGCAAGAAAATTACCCCTCTCAACTAAATATTTTTATAACAATCCCGCTAGAAAAGGATCTAGCTAATAACAAGTGTTTTTGAACTCCAtttcatattaattaattaaattttacttttaataatataaaattattaattattaattaaaaattatttatctgtattttttctttttataaataCCAGCACCTGCAttattatttcaattaattaataaataaatagaaggggggaaataagaaaaaaaattgaacaagTCCTTTCTTTTGCTCCTCCTGCTTACTTTCTTTggtttcctctctctctctctctctctctttctctctctctgtgACTAGTTTGTTTGTGTGGGTTGGGGAGGGATTTTCTGGGAAAATCGGTGGGTAGAATCTTCTGCGCCGCCAAACACTCCCTTCCCTCCCCCTCAACGCTTCAACTAAACTCAACTCAAATGTCATGGGAAGAACCTCCTCACTCTGCAACCTCTTCTCTTGCTTCGCACCACCCACCACCAACGACCACCACCAACAACCACCCGAGCTCGCATTCCAAGAAACCGAACCACTAGACGAAACCCTAGGTCACTCATTCTGCTACGTCAGATCCTCAAATCGCTTCGTCTCTTCTCCCACTCACTCACCCTCTCATTCCGATCGCTTCCTCTCTTCCCCTTCCGCCTCCCTCCGCTTCTCCCCAACCCACACCGAACCCGTATTCAAGTCCATTTCCGGTGCCTCCGTTAGCGCCAACAGCTCCGCTCCCAAAACCGTTCTCCAATTTGACGCTGATGCCGCAGCTGGTTTCCCTCCCAGGGGCAGTATCGTAAATGGATTCGAAGCCACGTCGTCGTTTAGCGCACTCCCGCTTCAGCCAGCTCCCAGAGGCAATGGTGAGCCTTCTGGAAGGGCTTTCTTCCTCTCCGGTCCAATCGAGAGCGGAGCTATGTCCGGTCCACTTGACGCCGGCGCCGCCGCGGAAGGGGGAGGACCCGCCTCCGGCGCCGGTGTTCCTTTTTCGGCGCCGCTGGGCGGGTTGTACGCCAAGAAGAAGCGGAAGAAGGGGATCCCCGGGCTTAGGAAGGCGTTCCACCGGAGAAGCCTCTCGGAGATGAAGCGGCCTTGGGTGGTGCCCGTGCTGAACTTCGTCGGGAGGAAGGAAGATCCGCCGGAGACTGAAGGAGGGAGCGGGGCTGCAGCGGCGGAGGTGGGGAAGGGCGAGAGCAATGTGCAGTGGGCGCTGGGGAAGGCAGGGGAGGATCGCGTGCACGTGGTGGTGTCGGAGGAGCAGGGTTGGTTGTTCGTGGGGATCTACGACGGCTTCAACGGCCCCGACGCGCCGGAGTTCTTAATGGGTCACCTCTACCGTGCTGTTCACAGTGAGCTTCAGGGGTTGTTTTGGGAagtcgaagaagaagaaaaagcagtgGAAACTAACCCCTCGAGTGAACCTGCATCTGCACCTGCAGCTGAATCGTCAATGGCTGCTGAAGAAGATTTCAAGGACGATGGAGGGTCAGCAAAGAGAGTGACATTTCAGGTGGAGGGAACGGAGAGCAGGCGGCGCAGGCTGTGGGAGCTTCTTGCGGAGGATGCTGCTGAAGATGGGCTTGATCTTTCGGGTTCGGACAGGTTTGCATTTTCTGTTGATGATGCACTCAGCGTGAGCAAGGAGGGCTCATCAGGTAGTAGAAGGTGGATGGTGTTGTCAAAATTGAAGCATGGATTGTCAAAGCACAAGGAGGGCCGTGGGGGGAAGTTGTTACCTTGGAACTTGGCTACGGAAGATAAGGAGAAGGTTGAGGTGGAAACCCGGGCAGAAGAGAAATCTCATGGTGGGGATGGCACTGGCAATGGCAATGGTGGTGGTAGAAGACGGAAAGTGGGTCCAGTGGATCATGATCTGGTTTTGAGGGCATTGTCTCGGGCACTTGAGATGACAGAACTTGCATATTTGGATATGACGGATAAGGTTATCGATACAAATCCGGAGCTTGCTCTAATGGGGTCTTGCCTTCTAGTTGCTTTGATGAGGGGCGAGGATGTGTATGTGATGAACGTGGGTGATAGCAGGGCCATTGTTGCTCAGTATGAGCCCATAGAAGTTGGTTGTAGCAAAGAATCCGGAAGTCATGGGGATGTTGGGTCAGGTGCAGAGAGCATTACAGAGGAGTCTTCATTAGGCCAAGGTGAACGTGCCATCAGGTCGGGGAAGGAGGGTCCTGCTCAGGAAATGAGGTTGGTGGCATTGCAATTGTCCACTGACCACAGCACGAGTGTTGAAGAGGCAAGTTGATTATTCAGCTTTTCATCTCCTTTTAGCTAATTggatcaatttcttttcaaatgatTGAGTTGTGATGTGGTGGAAACTGGAAACTTCTTTGTTATTTCCTTTTTGTTAGCTGCGTTCTTATGTTCCTATTTCCCTTTTCGGCACATGTTTAATGTCAAACAATTTTGTCTTAGAACTAGTGGAGATTTCATACTGTTGCTTTTTCTGAATTtcccaatcttcttagttgactTGCTATTGCCTTATATAATTTCCTCAGTTTTTAAGGTGTTAAATGCTTATTGACCTTGAAGagtctaaattttgaatttttcacATTCTTTCTTCATTTGTCTCCCTGTCCTAGTGTATTAATTTGTTTCTTTGATTAACAAAAATAGTTCTTTGACATCATTGATCGTTCCTTTGTTTTGTATACTATATATGCCCCATCTTTTGGATCTTTACAAGACAACTTTGGTATCATTGCTTTCTTCGTTAACTTCTGTCAAGTTTGTTTTTCTATGTGTCAGATTATGGACAAGTTTGATGAGTCACATTTATAAGTCCTATTaagcttgttttctttttcttctgttGTATTGCAATCTATTATATCAGTTGTCTAAAAGCTTCGCCTTATTGTTTTTGCAGGAAATCATTAGGATCAAGAATGAACATCCTGATGATAGCCACTGTATTGTAAATGATAGAGTGAAAGGCCGTCTTAAGGTCACCAGAGCATTCGGGGCAGGATTTTTGAAACAGGTGTCTTTAAAATTGCTTCATCGTAGTAATACTTCATTCTTACAATAAGCTTGTGAATAATGTTGCAGAGAAAATTAATGATAGGGTGGACTGATTAGTTAAAATGGAAATTGATACATAAATTATTAACAGAAACTATGATTTTAATACTCTGCTCTAAACTTTTATTTATATGCTGTACTTTGAGAACTTGTACATATAAAAATCTGTCATCGGCCTTCCAGATTTTAGATGTTAGTACTTCTTAGTGAAGATCAGTCCTTGGTTTTAGAGTATGCCAAACTTAAATTCTAGCCATGGAAAATAGTTTTACATATATTTTCACTTTGTTAGTGCTTATGTGCTGCTATACATGATCATGTTGAATataatattactttttttttcacCACATCTCTGCTCTTGGCTTGGCTGCATAGACTTATTTAATAACTTTAGTAAATGGATTCTTACGCGATGGTATGATTTTACATGTTCCTGCAGCCAAAATTCAATGATGCAGTACTAGAAATGTTTCGAAATGAATATATTGGAACTGCTCCATATGTATCCTGCTGCCCTTCATTACGTCATCATAGATTATGCCCTAGAGATCAGTTCTTGATCCTCTCATCTGATGGGTTATATCAATATCTAAGCAATCAAGAAGTGGTTTCTCAAGTGGAGAGCTTCATGGAAAAGTTTCCTGATGGAGATCCTGCCCAACATTTGATTGAGGAGCTGCTTGTCCGTGCAGCCAAAAAGGCTGGTAAACAAGCCTTTTCGAATCTTTCTTTTACTTTTGCAGTCTTGTTGAACATGTCCAATATGTTGAATTACCAAATATGGTGAATCGATAATTTATctgtttacttatttatttcaaaataattttatctGTTTACAATATATGGAGCAAGAAGGTTTATAATTAAAAGTTTCTGATTttctcttcaacttcttttgCTACTGTATCCTTTTCTTTTAGCTTACGCCGAAAAGCTTTGTGTCATTCTTTATTATGCTATCTTCGTTTCTTTCGTATACCAATTAGTTAACATACTGCCGAGCCATTTTTCACCAAACTTGTGTTGCAGCCCGTGGTATTAAATCCACAGCTCTATCTTTTGTGCCAACAATGAAAAATTGTTTCTCCTTGCTGCATCAATAACCAAATCATAAGTTTCTGATAAAAAGCGAGCAGTTCTTGTAAGATCTAGAATATGAATACCGTTACGTTTTTTTGGATATATAAGATGCCATTATGGGATTCCATTTTCTAGCCTATGTATTTCAACTTGCATCCTTGTGCTGCAGCAACTGCATATACTTTTGTAGATCCATAAACTGTTACTCATTTCCCCTGATATATATACCTTCTTTTGTCACAATGCTATCACTTGGGACTATTGTGGAGTTTCATAGCATCTATGTGCATTCTTTGAACTTGAATGGTTTGTTTGATTCTCTTATTTAGAGAAAACACTTTTTTGTTACACTTCTTTTATGCTAGTTGATCTGTTTGTATTCAAATGCCTGGCAGTGAGGAAAAGGTAATAGAACAAAAGGGATTGAAATGAGAATATTATGAGTTTAATGTGTATAATATATTTTTGGTGCTTCTCCACCGCCATTAACCTGCAACTTGCGTTCAGATTTGATAATGTATCTTCCTATTTGTTACAGGAATGGATTTTCATGAGTTGCTGGATATCCCTCAAGGAGATCGGAGGAAGTACCATGATGATGTTACTGTTATGGTGATATCACTCGAAGGAAGAATCTGGAAGTCATCAGGGAAGTACCCGTGAGGCCTTGCTCAAATTGCTGTTGGCTGTACATATGTGATTGGAGAGCATATCACCCAAGGGTGCGAAAGTGTCAGCAATGAAGCTTCACAACTGATCCACCTTTCGTGGGTCTTCGGTGTTCATATGGATGTTACTCCATATAGAGTTACAGACTGAGGAATTTCACTTATCAATGGCAAGAGGTTAGTCAGCACCCAAAAAGAAAGAATGGTCAAGAATTGGGAGATGCAAATGCAAATTGGTAAAAGCTCAAGAACAGGCATAGGAGATGGGTTTTTGTTAAGTTCCTTTAGGCGGAAGAGCAAAGTATAGCCTTTTTATAAATTGTTTCTCAAATCCAATCTGTAGTTTTTTTCTTTTCCCCGTTTGTAGATGAAAAGTGATAGAAGTTTTGGATACCGTAGGCTCGTTCcattcattttttgtttttgttcttgtccTTTTTCGTTCTCTGGCAGAGAGCCAAGAGAATGTGGGTGTACATTGGTGGGGATACAAATGTACTGATTGAACTTTTAGTAGTCCCTAGTCGGAAAGGAACTTGTGT carries:
- the LOC107642643 gene encoding protein phosphatase 2C 29, giving the protein MGRTSSLCNLFSCFAPPTTNDHHQQPPELAFQETEPLDETLGHSFCYVRSSNRFVSSPTHSPSHSDRFLSSPSASLRFSPTHTEPVFKSISGASVSANSSAPKTVLQFDADAAAGFPPRGSIVNGFEATSSFSALPLQPAPRGNGEPSGRAFFLSGPIESGAMSGPLDAGAAAEGGGPASGAGVPFSAPLGGLYAKKKRKKGIPGLRKAFHRRSLSEMKRPWVVPVLNFVGRKEDPPETEGGSGAAAAEVGKGESNVQWALGKAGEDRVHVVVSEEQGWLFVGIYDGFNGPDAPEFLMGHLYRAVHSELQGLFWEVEEEEKAVETNPSSEPASAPAAESSMAAEEDFKDDGGSAKRVTFQVEGTESRRRRLWELLAEDAAEDGLDLSGSDRFAFSVDDALSVSKEGSSGSRRWMVLSKLKHGLSKHKEGRGGKLLPWNLATEDKEKVEVETRAEEKSHGGDGTGNGNGGGRRRKVGPVDHDLVLRALSRALEMTELAYLDMTDKVIDTNPELALMGSCLLVALMRGEDVYVMNVGDSRAIVAQYEPIEVGCSKESGSHGDVGSGAESITEESSLGQGERAIRSGKEGPAQEMRLVALQLSTDHSTSVEEEIIRIKNEHPDDSHCIVNDRVKGRLKVTRAFGAGFLKQPKFNDAVLEMFRNEYIGTAPYVSCCPSLRHHRLCPRDQFLILSSDGLYQYLSNQEVVSQVESFMEKFPDGDPAQHLIEELLVRAAKKAGMDFHELLDIPQGDRRKYHDDVTVMVISLEGRIWKSSGKYP